The proteins below are encoded in one region of Drosophila santomea strain STO CAGO 1482 chromosome 2R, Prin_Dsan_1.1, whole genome shotgun sequence:
- the LOC120444558 gene encoding probable serine/threonine-protein kinase DDB_G0282963: MFHKFMPNVRTILILMNFVVALAMPACAAKNVLTLSKHSELALHINSHGKVTAENILRTYQYFTMEAVNDVFSLDFKITIYSADVDYYLCFHHGRLVGKRNATKDCHFKEEIFMGNQNFSSAYNPALRVGFKGNFKPIGLNDFSKPKVMKKAILFFFPLNEEKFNLHLAKVLSSSTTTSTTTTTTSTTTTTTTTPPPSTTTTRTTPASPVAVTKRTRSKSRRPTSINSNSSNSNSPDKISSHNSNSLKSYNQANSNNNNNSNNNERDLQQEKVILQRNRKFDRRQRLQQKKRQLQLQQQQPQQHRRRHRHYGTVGVMAKPQPKNLEGPHHHNNNNNATILERRRRRRLERQQHKLQRELWEREQREAGDKERERERVEHLPKATSSASSSSSSSSTATSTALTATAASLAPSAFNLVAIMAASRRKRDRRKRSAGATGAGAGAVATGAGATRGGGSSSSSAPDADMQLVELPSQRLQQQDEQHPQNEYSKPYVNSNLNLELDLNLNVNVNVKQLIDSNSVSVNHAIPALPKNYNYLYSNEHYNLNTKSSTTDSSSLDDSTKFDSPNSHSPSHSHSAFNQNIDNNLKQLTDRIELASAESQVETTVTPPEGETETETETETETETVTTETVVENRNHIDANNIIDDGYPNDEEHGGQILKKLLRGLKLQQQQQQQQQLQLQQQHVQQQQQQQQPNIENPNENINVVNNNQNHNDNGLLTNNNHNSNYNEQFANDDETIRIQNNKYETHIVQYKHAVFI, from the exons AT GTTCCACAAGTTCATGCCCAATGTCAGGACTATTTTAATACTGATG AATTTTGTGGTTGCTCTTGCGATGCCAGCATGCGCcgcgaaaaatgttttaacaTTGAGCAAACACAGCGAACTTGCGCTGCACATCAATTCGCACGGCAAAGTGACCGCCGAGAACATATTGCGGACGTATC AATACTTCACTATGGAAGCTGTCAACGATGTGTTCAGCTTGGATTTCAAAATCACCATCTATTCGGCGGATGTAGACTACTATCTGTGCTTCCATCACGGCAGACTGGTTGGAAAG AGAAACGCCACAAAGGACTGCCACTTTAAGGAGGAAATATTCATGGGCAATCAAAACTTTAGCAGCGCCTATAATCCAGCGCTGCGTGTGGGTTTCAAGGGAAATTTTAAGCCAATTGGCCTAAATGATTTTTCCAAGCCGAAAGTGATGAAGAAGGCCATActgtttttctttcctttgAATGAGgagaaattcaatttacattTGGCTAAAGTGCtgagcagcagcaccaccacctccaccacaacaacaactacatcaaccacaacaacaacaacaacaacaccaccacccagtaccacaacaacaagaacCACACCAGCGAGCCCAGTGGCGGTCACAAAACGGACGCGTTCCAAATCGCGTCGCCCAACAAGTATTAATAGCAATagtagcaacagcaatagcccTGACAAAATCAGCAGTCACAACAGTAATAGCCTTAAGTCCTACAACCAAgccaatagcaacaacaacaacaacagcaacaacaatgagcGGGATCTGCAGCAGGAAAAGGTGATCCTGCAGAGGAATCGTAAGTTCGATCGCCGCCAGAGGCTGCAACAAAAGAAGcggcagctgcaactgcaacagcagcagccacagcagcaccGCCGTCGCCATAGGCATTACGGCACAGTGGGTGTGATGGCCAAACCGCAGCCCAAAAACCTGGAGGGGCCTCATcatcacaacaacaacaacaatgccacaATACTGGAGCGGCGCAGACGTCGCCGCTTGGAGCGGCAGCAGCACAAGTTGCAGCGCGAGTTGTGGGAGCGCGAACAGCGCGAGGCGGGCGACAAGGAGCGGGAACGCGAGCGGGTGGAGCATCTGCCCAAGGCCACCTCCTCggcctcgtcctcctcctcctcctcgtcgacGGCCACATCGACCGCCCTGACCGCCACGGCCGCCTCGTTGGCACCCAGCGCCTTCAATCTGGTGGCCATCATGGCAGCCAGTCGTCGCAAGCGGGACAGGCGAAAACGCTCAGCGGGTGCAACAGGTGCCGGTGCCGGTGCGGTTGCAACAGGTGCAGGCGCAACAAGGggcggtggcagcagcagcagcagtgcgCCCGATGCTGATATGCAACTGGTGGAGCTGCCCTCGCAGCGattgcagcagcaggatgAGCAGCACCCACAAAACGAATACTcaaaaccatatgttaataGTAACTTAAACTTAGAACTAGATTTAAACTTAAACGTTAACGTAAACGTAAAGCAACTAATTGATAGTAATAGCGTTAGCGTTAATCATGCAATACCTGCCTTGCCAAAAAACTACAACTACTTGTACAGTAACGAGCATTATAATTTGAATACTAAAAGTAGCACGACTGATTCTAGTAGTTTAGACGATAGCACTAAGTTCGATAGTCCAAATAGCCATAGCCCTAGCCATAGCCACAGCGCGTTCAATCAGAATATTGACAATAATCTTAAGCAATTAACCGATCGAATTGAACTTGCCTCAGCTGAAAGCCAAGTTGAGACAACAGTGACGCCCCCCGAAGGTGAGACAGAGACGGaaacagagacagagacagagacagagacagtTACTACCGAAACTGTTGTGGAGAATCGCAATCATATTGATGCTAATAATATAATCGACGATGGCTACCCAAACGACGAGGAGCACGGAGGGCAGATTCTAAAGAAACTTCTTCGTGGCCTCaagttgcaacagcaacagcaacagcaacagcaactgcaactgcaacagcaacatgtgcagcagcagcaacagcagcaacaacctAATATTGAAAACCCTAACGAAAATATTAATGTTGTTAACAATAATCAGAATCATAATGATAATGGGCTGCTGACAAACAATAACCATAATAGTAATTACAATGAGCAATTTGCGAATGACGATGAAACGATACgaattcaaaataataaatatgaaacACATATAGTACAATACAAACATGCGGTATTTATTTAG